The following are from one region of the Anolis carolinensis isolate JA03-04 unplaced genomic scaffold, rAnoCar3.1.pri scaffold_18, whole genome shotgun sequence genome:
- the LOC134294667 gene encoding zinc finger protein 135-like — protein MEEKAYKCIECGKSFSQHGKLKRHQRTHTGEKPYNCLECGQSFTENGHLQRHQRTHTGEKPYNCLECGKSFAHNSTLHAHQRTHTGEKPYICLECGQRFPQNGGLQIHQRTHSGEKPFKCLECGQSFSASSTLRKHQRTHTGEKPYNCLECEQSFADSSALRQHQSTHTGEKPYTCRECGQSFAHSSSLRSHQRTHTGEKPYTCLECGHSFAHSSGLRSHQRTHTGEKPYTCLECGHSFAHSSGLREHQKTHTGEKPYNCKECGQSFAHSSSLRGHQRTHTGEKPYKCLECGQTFAHSSSLRSHQRTHTGEKPYTCLECGQSFAQSSGLRSHQRTHTGEKPYTCLECGHSFAHSSGLREHQRTHTGEKPYKCLECGHTFSHSGYLRKHQRTHTGEKPYTCLECGHSFAHSSGLREHQRTHTGGKPYKCLECGHTFSHSGYLRKHQRTHTGEKP, from the coding sequence atggaggagaaagcatataaatgtatcgaatgtggaaagagctttagtcagcatggaaagctgaagagacatcaaaggactcacactggggagaaaccctataactgcctggagtgtggacagagcttcactgagaatggacacttacaaagacatcaaaggactcacactggggagaaaccctataactgcctggagtgtggaaaaagctTTGCTCATAATTCAACCCTCCatgcacatcaaaggactcacactggggagaaaccctatatatgcctggagtgtggacagagattTCCTCAGAATGGAGGCTTACaaatacatcaaaggactcacagtggggagaaaccctttaaatgcctggagtgtggacagagcttttctgcTAGTTCaactctacgtaaacatcaaaggacacacactggggagaaaccctataactgcctggagtgtgaacagagctttGCTGATAGTTCAGCTCTACGTCAACATCAAagtactcacactggggagaaaccctatacatgccgggagtgtggacagagctttgctcatagttcaagtctacgttcacatcaaaggactcacacaggggagaaaccctatacatgcctggagtgtggacacagctttgctcatagttcaggtctacgttcacatcaaaggactcacacaggggagaaaccctatacatgcctggagtgtggacacagctttgctcatagttcaggtctacgcgaacatcaaaagactcacactggggagaaaccctataactgcaaggagtgtggacagagctttgctcatagttcaagtctacgtggacatcaaaggactcacactggggagaaaccctataaatgcctggagtgtggacagacctttgctcatagttcaagtctacgttcacatcaaagaactcacactggggagaaaccctatacatgcctggagtgtggacagagctttgctcagagttcaggtctacgttcacatcaaaggactcacacaggggagaaaccctatacatgcctggagtgtggacacagctttgctcatagttcaggtctacgtgaacatcaaaggactcacactggggagaaaccctataaatgcctggagtgtggacatacCTTCAGTCATAGTGGatatctacgtaaacatcaaaggactcacactggggagaaaccctatacatgcctggagtgtggacacagctttgctcatagttcaggtctacgtgaacatcaaaggactcacactggggggaaaccctataaatgcctggagtgtggacatacCTTCAGTCATAGTGGatatctacgtaaacatcaaaggactcacactggggagaaaccatag